The DNA segment CGAGGCGGCCCTGCGGGAGGCGGAGGAGGAGCTGGGCGTCTCGGGCCTCCCCCGCCCGGAGCCGCTGTTCCGGTTCCTGTACGAGGGCGGCCGGCACACCTGGTGGTGCGCCGTGTACCAGGTGAGGTGCGAGCTTCCGGTGCGGCCGCAGGCGGAGGAGATCGACTGGCACGCCTTCTGGGACGACGCGGAGCTGGAGCGGCGGCTCGGGGACCGGCCGTGGGTGCCGGACGGCCTCGACTGCCACCGGCGGCTGCGGGCGTTCCGGGCGGTCTAAGGTCCAGGCGTGAACGAATTCGTACAAAGTCTGCGGTTGTGGTTCGCGCCGCAGCGCATTCGCGGTGAGGGCGAGACGCCGGACTACCGTTTCTCGCTCGCCAACGAGCGGACGTTCCTCGCGTGGATTCGGACGGCGCTGGCGCTCATCGGCGGGGGCTTCGCGGTGGACCAGTTCCTGCCGGAGTTGTCCTGGGGGGTGCGGGCGGGGCTGGCCCTGGCGCTGCTGGCGGCCGGGGTGCTGTGCGCGCTGCGGGCGGTCAACCACTGGATGCGGTGCGAACGGGCGATGCGGCGCGGTGAGGACCTGCCGGTCTCGCGGTTCCCTACGCTGCTGAGCCTCGCGGTGGCCGTGGTGGCGGTGGCGATGGTGGTGGTGGTCGTCTTCGGCTGGGAGGGCCGTTGACGACGGGCGCGCGCGATCCGGGCCTTCAGCCGGAGCGGACCCGGCTGGCGTGGCGGCGTACGACGCTGTCCTGCACGGTGGCCGCGGTGCTGGGCGTGAAGCAGGCGCTGCACGACGGGGCGACGGGCGCCGGGGTCATCGCGCTGTCGCTGACCGCGCTGGCCTGGCTGGGCTTCCTGGGGGTCGCCCACCGCCGGGTGCAGAGCCTGGGCGGCGTCCGGCCGCGTCCGCTGGCGGCGGGCGGCGCGCTCACGGCCGCCGCGTGCACGCTGGCGCTGGCGGTGTTCGCGGCGGCCATGCTGTTCTGACCGGCGCCCACGCTGTTCTGACCGGCGCCCCCACCGGAAGGGGCCTCTCAGCCCGCCGGGGCGCGCCTCGGCCCGCCGGCCCGTGCGCCTCAGTCCTCCGGGGCGTCCCAGTCGACCGTGACGACGATCTTGCCGCGGGTGCGTCCCTCGGCGTTGAGGCGCTGGGCCGCCGCCGTCTCGGCCAGCGGGAAGACCCGGTCGACGTGGACGGTGACGATGCCCTGCTCGGCCAGTTCCGCCAGGTGTGCCAGATCGGCGGCGTCGGGACGGACGAACGCGTACCGGCCGCCGTACGAGAACACCTCGGTGTCCACGATGGAGGCCAGCCGCCCGCCGGGGGCCAGGGTCTCGGCGGAGGCGCGCAGCGCGTCCCCGCCCACGGTGTCGAAGGCGGCGTCGATGCCGTCGGGGGCCAGGGCCCGCAGCCGGTCCACGAGCCCGTCGCCGTACTCCACGGGCTCCGCGCCGAGCCGCCGCAGATGGTCGTGGTTGCGTTCGCTCGCGGTGCCGATGACGCGGCAGCCGGTGTGCCGGGCGAGCTGGACGGCGAGCGAGCCGACACCGCCGGCCGCGGCGTGGACCAGGACGGTGTCGCCCTCCCGGACGCGCAGGGTGCGGTGGAGGACCTGGTAGGCGGTGAGCCCGGCCAGCGGCAGTCCGGCCGCCTCCTCGAAGCTGAGGCGCAGCGGTTTGCGCGCGAGGGTGCGCACGGGCGCGGCCACGTACTCGGCGAAGGTTCCCCGGCTGAGGAAGTCCTCGCGCACATAGCCGATGACCTCGTCGCCCACCGCGAACTCGTCCACGGCGACGCCGGGCTGGACGACGACCCCGGAGACGTCCCAGCCGGGGATGACCGGGAAGACCGTGTCCAGGACGCCGTCGAGCTTCCCCTCGCGGGTCTGCCGGTCGACGGGGTTCACGGCGGCGGCCCGCACCTTGACCAGGACGGCGTCGGGGGCCACCTTCGGGTCGGGCCGCTCCCCGTACTCCAGGACGTCCGTGTCGCCGAATCCGCTGTAACTGATCGCCTTCATGCTCCGACCCTCCCGGCGGTCCGGGGCGCCCGCAACTCAGCCAGTCCGTTCACCCGGACTGGACGACATACCGACTGGTCGGCATCATGAGATCGGACCGTTCACCCACCCCGGAGGTACGCACGATGAGCCACGCCCATCCGCCAGGTCTCGATCTCGGCCGGCTGCGCGGACAGCTGGACCGCGAGCGGCCGGGCCTGGTGAACGGACCGCTCGACGCCCGCGTCGTGGAGGGCGGCCGGTCGAACCTGACCTATGTCGTCACCGACGGCACCGCGCGCTGGGTGGTCC comes from the Streptomyces sp. NBC_00525 genome and includes:
- a CDS encoding NUDIX domain-containing protein; its protein translation is MRPSDEILDIVDEHDVVVGQAPRGEATARGLRHRCVFIEVRDADGRIFVHRRTATKLVFPSHYDMFVGGVVGAGESYDEAALREAEEELGVSGLPRPEPLFRFLYEGGRHTWWCAVYQVRCELPVRPQAEEIDWHAFWDDAELERRLGDRPWVPDGLDCHRRLRAFRAV
- a CDS encoding YidH family protein, with amino-acid sequence MNEFVQSLRLWFAPQRIRGEGETPDYRFSLANERTFLAWIRTALALIGGGFAVDQFLPELSWGVRAGLALALLAAGVLCALRAVNHWMRCERAMRRGEDLPVSRFPTLLSLAVAVVAVAMVVVVVFGWEGR
- a CDS encoding DUF202 domain-containing protein, with the translated sequence MTTGARDPGLQPERTRLAWRRTTLSCTVAAVLGVKQALHDGATGAGVIALSLTALAWLGFLGVAHRRVQSLGGVRPRPLAAGGALTAAACTLALAVFAAAMLF
- a CDS encoding NADP-dependent oxidoreductase — protein: MKAISYSGFGDTDVLEYGERPDPKVAPDAVLVKVRAAAVNPVDRQTREGKLDGVLDTVFPVIPGWDVSGVVVQPGVAVDEFAVGDEVIGYVREDFLSRGTFAEYVAAPVRTLARKPLRLSFEEAAGLPLAGLTAYQVLHRTLRVREGDTVLVHAAAGGVGSLAVQLARHTGCRVIGTASERNHDHLRRLGAEPVEYGDGLVDRLRALAPDGIDAAFDTVGGDALRASAETLAPGGRLASIVDTEVFSYGGRYAFVRPDAADLAHLAELAEQGIVTVHVDRVFPLAETAAAQRLNAEGRTRGKIVVTVDWDAPED